A genomic region of Populus nigra chromosome 11, ddPopNigr1.1, whole genome shotgun sequence contains the following coding sequences:
- the LOC133668409 gene encoding uncharacterized protein At1g51745-like, whose product MEESSRTAADGNIGPIVWVRRRNGSWWPGQIMEADELAEYNLTSPRTGTPVKLLGRDDASVDWYNLEKSKRVKAFRCAEFSDCIERAESALGMPIKKREKYARREDAILHALELEKQLLRKQGASGVASDCPRSKSSGSVKTELGAFSEGSINYSGKPEDVKLNQTLRGVDIEIPGSPLIPLKAKDGDQSVSEFHSEAMLRMRGSQDLGRRTALKRKFSPSVDLDGSWRRPVADNKYEDPPDTFPHVEITPHANGVEKMGAIFRAKRTRCVYLPADSSDSMDDKDIPPNQNKFFPSGFEAELHSHPGSSNEEDSSSGFMEDVESDLSGSNSSESESDSSQTEPDVDKEMVIFSDVAFPIEAEQDALGQPEATLEHASTSSEESDGLISSDDMDDLYHDEHFLAHEAVSKWKLKGKRNIRYLTQKPVNMEYGKGFNGASHGTFHGMKGSISSQRAFGAHDANLGRKYFGSKMYRLGNRGCSFPSRFVSRDRNNTGRNMIKWQGMGLEDQHTFRRHWEDMAEHSNPIFVGQHHFGGRARSLLVDVDLKVQSSYQKDRVPIVSLISKFDGKAIIGHPIPIEAVEDGSSETQFPLNDQFPLNDYYSNEAVDQDETTSLQPAWRTARRTNSRVPRPHLLSLSGFDAAAEDIQFMDQEKRVPFRKSSGGSFSYKANLARKSLPHVPQPSAQKKFPTKMPKKVSLPSNQKTRTLSSIGIKQIFVRNPVQDTGNGKMDGLIKPETSGPTTVACIPVKLAFSRLLEKINRPPSTTATKTVVWNRDGDREPS is encoded by the exons ATGGAGGAGAGTTCGAGGACGGCGGCGGATGGTAACATAGGTCCGATTGTTTGGGTGCGGAGAAGAAACGGGTCGTGGTGGCCTGGTCAGATAATGGAGGCGGATGAACTGGCAGAGTATAATCTAACATCGCCGCGAACAGGGACTCCGGTCAAACTCCTTGGAAGGGATGATGCTAGCGT GGACTGGTACAATTTAGAAAAGTCGAAGCGTGTGAAGGCATTTCGGTGTGCTGAATTTTCTGATTGTATTGAAAGGGCTGAATCTGCCCTGGGCATGCCAatcaagaaaagagagaaatatgcACGTCGAGAAGATGCAATTCTACATGCCCTTGAGCTTGAAAAGCAACTCTTGAGAAAGCAAGGAGCATCAGGTGTTGCTTCTGATTGCCCAAGAAGTAAATCATCTGGGTCTGTGAAGACCGAGCTGGGTGCATTTTCAGAAGGCTCAATAAATTATAGTGGAAAACCCGAGGATGTTAAATTGAACCAAACTTTGAGAGGAGTTGATATAGAGATTCCAGGCAGCCCGCTAATTCCACTGAAAGCCAAGGATGGAGATCAGTCAGTCTCGGAATTTCATAGTGAGGCAATGCTGCGGATGAGAGGTTCGCAAGACTTAGGGCGTAGGACTGCCTTAAAGAGAAAATTTTCACCCTCTGTTGATTTAGATGGTTCTTGGAGAAGACCTGTAGCAGACAACAAATATGAAGATCCTCCTGACACTTTCCCTCATGTGGAAATAACCCCTCATGCAAATG GAGTGGAGAAGATGGGAGCTATTTTCCGGGCAAAGAGGACTAGATGTGTTTACTTGCCAGCTGATTCTAGTGATTCTATGGATGATAAGGACATTCCTCCAAACCAGAATAAGTTCTTTCCTTCTGGTTTTGAAGCTGAGTTGCATTCCCATCCTGGTTCTTCAAATGAAGAAGACTCTTCATCTGGATTTATGGAAGATGTTGAATCTGATTTGTCTGGATCTAATTCATCTGAATCCGAGTCTGATTCTTCTCAGACTGAACCAGATGTGGACAAAGAAATGGTTATTTTTTCAG ATGTTGCTTTCCCTATAGAAGCTGAGCAGGATGCTCTGGGACAGCCTGAAGCAACATTAGAACATGCTAGTACAAGCAGCGAGGAGTCTGATGGATTGATATCTTCTGATGACATGGATGACCTTTACCATGATGAACATTTTCTTGCACATGAAGCAGTGTCCAAATGGAAATTGAAGGGGAAAAGGAACATTCGATATCTTACACAGAAGCCTGTCAATATGGAATATGGAAAAGGTTTCAATGGAGCTTCTCATGGAACCTTCCATGGGATGAAAGGAAGTATCTCAAGCCAAAGGGCATTTGGTGCCCATGATGCCAATTTGGGCAGAAAATATTTTGGGTCCAAAATGTATCGTCTTGGTAATAGAGGTTGCTCTTTTCCATCAAGGTTCGTGTCCAGAGATCGAAATAATACTGGTCGTAATATGATAAAATGGCAAGGCATGGGTTTGGAGGATCAACATACTTTCAGGAGACATTGGGAAGACATGGCGGAGCATTCCAATCCAATATTTGTTGGCCAGCACCATTTTGGGGGAAGGGCAAGATCTTTGTTAGTAGATGTGGATTTGAAGGTCCAATCAAGCTACCAAAAAGATCGTGTACCTATTGTTTCTCTCATCAGCAAGTTTGATGGGAAGGCAATAATAGGACATCCGATACCAATTGAAGCTGTGGAAGATGGTTCATCCGAAACTCAGTTTCCTTTAAATGATCAGTTTCCTTTAAATGATTATTATAGCAACGAAGCAGTTGACCAAGACGAAACTACATCACTTCAACCAGCATGGCGGACTGCAAGAAGGACCAATTCTAGGGTACCACGCCCCCATTTATTATCATTGTCGGGCTTCGATGCTGCTGCTGAGGATATTCAATTTATGGATCAAGAAAAAAGAGTTCCATTTAGGAAATCAAGTGGGGGCAGTTTCAGTTACAAGGCAAACCTGGCACGGAAGAGCCTACCTCATGTTCCCCAGCCTTCGGCACAAAAGAAGTTCCCTACAAAGATGCCAAAGAAAGTAAGCTTACCATCTAATCAAAAAACAAGAACCCTGTCATCAATTGGTATTAAGCAGATTTTTGTTAGGAATCCTGTACAAGATACGGGTAATGGTAAAATGGATGGGCTAATCAAACCTGAGACATCTGGGCCAACTACAGTTGCATGCATACCTGTGAAGTTAGCATTCAGTAGGTTGCTTGAGAAGATCAATAGGCCACCGTCAACCACAGCTACTAAGACGGTGGTCTGGAACAGGGATGGGGATAGGGAACCTTCATAG